A genomic window from Microvirga sp. TS319 includes:
- a CDS encoding 2-dehydro-3-deoxy-6-phosphogalactonate aldolase: MLRDYLADLPLVAILRGLRPDAAEAVGMALVEAGFRIIEVPLNSPDPFRSIEILAKAMPTGVLVGGGTVLDPEQVDGIRDVGGKLIVMPHGDTDVIRRAKEHRMLCTPGVATPTEAFAALKAGADAIKIFPAEGIPPAIVKAWRAVLPKDTIVLPVGGIRPDTMKSYVDAGADGFGLGSALFTPAMSVEDIARNARAFASAWKELR; this comes from the coding sequence GTGTTGCGGGACTATCTCGCCGATCTTCCCCTGGTGGCCATCCTGCGCGGATTGCGTCCGGATGCCGCCGAAGCTGTCGGAATGGCCTTGGTCGAAGCGGGCTTCCGCATCATCGAGGTTCCCCTGAATTCGCCCGATCCGTTCCGCAGCATCGAGATTCTGGCCAAAGCCATGCCGACCGGCGTCCTCGTCGGCGGAGGCACGGTTCTCGATCCGGAACAGGTCGACGGCATTCGCGACGTGGGCGGCAAGCTCATCGTCATGCCGCACGGGGATACCGACGTGATCCGCCGCGCCAAGGAGCACCGCATGCTCTGCACGCCCGGCGTCGCGACGCCCACGGAGGCCTTCGCGGCCCTCAAGGCGGGAGCGGATGCGATCAAGATCTTTCCCGCGGAGGGCATTCCCCCGGCGATCGTCAAGGCTTGGCGGGCCGTGCTGCCGAAGGACACGATCGTACTGCCCGTGGGCGGCATCAGGCCCGACACCATGAAATCCTATGTGGATGCGGGCGCCGACGGGTTCGGCTTGGGCTCCGCGCTCTTCACGCCCGCCATGAGCGTCGAAGACATCGCCCGCAATGCGCGCGCCTTCGCGAGCGCATGGAAAGAACTGCGCTGA
- a CDS encoding ATP-binding protein, translating into MSVDQGLLTETAEELYESAPCGYLSTLPDGTIIKANQTFLTWTGMDRKALVGHKCFQDLLTIGGKIFYDTHFAPLLRMQGFVNEIAFDLIGANGRQLPLLANTVQRLDANGKPVVHRITLFNATDRRTYERELLLARQKAEQATEELKRLNETLEERVAQEVAERMKAEEALRQAQKMEAVGQLTGGIAHDFNNLLTIIVGNIELLQRRLPEGSGRLLRAADHAMEATRRAATLTHRLLAFSRRQPLDPKPIDANKLVAGMSELLRRTLGETIVLETVLAGGLWRTQADPNQLENAIVNLAVNARDAMPDGGKLTIETANTRLDEAYVEALAEPLPPGQYVQVSVSDTGTGMDKGTMGRVFEPFFTTKEEGKGTGLGLSQVYGFVRQSNGHVRIYSELGEGTTIKIYLPRLIGSDEEPAEIPSQKAAPVKGSGETILVVEDEPSLRAYAVEALRDLGYRVLEASDGKGALMVVEQHPEIHLLFTDVVLIGGMNGRVLAEEVTKHRPGLPVLYTTGYTANAIVHHGRLDPGMHLIGKPFTYADLAAKVRRMLDEAQF; encoded by the coding sequence GTGAGCGTCGACCAGGGCTTGCTGACCGAGACGGCTGAGGAACTCTACGAGAGCGCTCCCTGTGGCTATCTTTCGACCCTGCCGGACGGTACCATCATCAAAGCCAACCAGACTTTTCTCACCTGGACCGGCATGGACCGGAAGGCCCTCGTTGGCCACAAGTGCTTCCAAGACCTCCTCACCATCGGAGGCAAGATCTTCTACGATACGCATTTCGCGCCGCTTCTGCGGATGCAGGGTTTCGTCAACGAGATTGCTTTCGATCTCATCGGCGCGAACGGACGGCAACTGCCGCTTCTGGCCAACACGGTCCAGAGGCTGGATGCGAACGGAAAGCCCGTTGTCCATCGGATCACTCTCTTCAATGCCACCGACCGGCGAACCTATGAGCGGGAGCTGCTGCTTGCTCGCCAGAAGGCGGAGCAGGCCACGGAGGAACTCAAGCGCCTGAACGAGACGCTGGAGGAGCGTGTCGCGCAAGAAGTGGCCGAGCGGATGAAGGCCGAAGAAGCTCTCCGACAGGCTCAGAAGATGGAGGCCGTCGGGCAACTCACCGGCGGCATCGCGCACGACTTCAACAACCTGCTGACGATCATCGTCGGCAACATCGAGTTGCTGCAACGACGTTTGCCTGAGGGAAGCGGTCGCCTCCTGCGGGCCGCCGACCATGCCATGGAGGCGACTCGGCGGGCGGCCACCCTAACGCATCGGCTTCTGGCCTTCTCACGACGGCAGCCTCTTGATCCCAAGCCCATAGACGCCAACAAGCTGGTGGCGGGCATGTCGGAACTCTTACGCCGGACACTGGGCGAAACGATTGTGCTGGAGACAGTTCTGGCTGGTGGCCTCTGGCGGACGCAAGCCGACCCGAACCAGTTGGAGAACGCCATTGTCAACCTGGCAGTGAACGCCCGTGATGCTATGCCCGACGGTGGTAAGCTGACGATCGAGACAGCCAATACCCGGCTCGACGAGGCCTATGTAGAGGCGTTGGCCGAGCCTCTGCCTCCTGGGCAGTATGTGCAGGTGTCGGTCTCCGACACCGGCACTGGCATGGACAAGGGAACGATGGGGAGGGTGTTTGAACCATTCTTCACGACCAAAGAGGAAGGTAAGGGGACGGGCTTGGGCCTGAGCCAAGTCTACGGCTTCGTCCGGCAGTCCAATGGCCATGTCAGGATCTACAGCGAACTTGGCGAAGGCACGACGATCAAGATCTACCTGCCCCGGCTCATCGGCTCCGATGAGGAGCCTGCCGAGATACCGTCGCAGAAGGCCGCACCCGTGAAAGGTTCCGGCGAGACCATCCTGGTCGTTGAGGACGAGCCCTCCCTGCGGGCGTATGCAGTCGAGGCTCTCCGCGACCTCGGTTACCGTGTGCTCGAGGCTTCGGACGGGAAGGGCGCTTTGATGGTCGTGGAGCAGCACCCAGAAATCCACTTGCTGTTCACCGATGTTGTTCTGATAGGCGGCATGAACGGGCGTGTTCTTGCCGAAGAGGTCACCAAGCATAGGCCAGGTCTCCCGGTGCTTTACACAACCGGTTACACGGCCAATGCCATTGTTCACCATGGTCGCCTTGATCCTGGGATGCACCTGATCGGAAAGCCCTTCACCTATGCTGATCTGGCCGCCAAAGTGCGCCGTATGCTTGATGAGGCCCAATTCTGA